A DNA window from Theobroma cacao cultivar B97-61/B2 chromosome 5, Criollo_cocoa_genome_V2, whole genome shotgun sequence contains the following coding sequences:
- the LOC18600329 gene encoding uncharacterized protein LOC18600329 isoform X2: MIDAISSGPTTVFLLGAHTNFAIFLMSNPDLKKNVKHIYVMGGSVRSNCPKNDSSDNSGECPNIGNLYPQDSNPYAEFNIFSDPFAAYKVFHSGIPVTLVPLDATNTIPLSRSFFMEFERRQDTYEAKYCFQALKIIRDTWLSDVFHEQYCMWDSFLVGVALSIMRNSHNGENEFAEMQYMNISVVTSNEPYGISDGSNPLITGNSMPKFKVDKDGVHSGHVQMGMQDPFCIQKGKGKCQDGYTKEDTGEDAVRVLVAMKAKSNHDNGSSLQKEFYKSFLRVINSPEQTGRFDIRKQYPFHREVLHKPDFGKKMSGKPVIFDMDMSAGDFLALLYLLKLPVEKINLKGILISSTGWATSATIDVVYDILHMMGHDDIPVGLGKAFAVGQANPAFSAIGDCKYSKAIPYGSGGYLDSDTLYGLARDLPRSPRRYTAENSVKFGASRDTDHPELRQPSALDVWKSIVDSLDPGSKITLLTNGPLTNLAEIILSENASSMIQGVYIVGGHIAYLYDSGKGNLFTVPSNEYAEFNMFLDPLAAKEVFTSSLDITLVPLQMQRRVSSFSTILNRMNVTAPTPEALFVQRLLSRLWQLQQEYYRYHHMDIFLGEILGAVVLAANPHLNQTFRLKPLKVLGDGDITKIGEIIIDKEQGKQVHVLENVNPQAYYDHFAMVLGDHRQSAVLGSFHEQERMWNSPAVKTNMVHNQHS, translated from the exons ATGATAGATGCAATATCTTCAGGTCCTACAACTGTCTTTCTTTTGGGTGCACATACAAACTTTGCCATCTTTCTCATGAGCAATCCTGACTTGAAGAAAAATGTTAAACACATTTATGTCATGGGGGGTTCTGTTAGATCAAACTGTCCAAAGAATGACAGCTCTGATAATTCAGGGGAGTGTCCTAATATTGGTAACCTCTATCCCCAAGACAGCAACCCTTATGCTGAGTTCAATATATTTTCAGATCCTTTTGCTGCCTACAAG GTGTTCCATTCTGGTATCCCAGTTACACTTGTTCCTCTGGATGCAACAAATACCATCCCTTTAAGTAGGAGTTTCTTCATGGAGTTTGAAAGGAGACAGGATACATATGAGGCAAAATACTGCTTCCAAGCTTTAAAAATTATTCGCGATACCTGGTTAAGCGATGTATTCCATGAg CAATATTGTATGTGGGACTCTTTTCTGGTTGGTGTAGCATTATCTATAATGCGAAACTCTCACAATGGAGAAAATGAGTTTGCTGAGATGCAATATATGAACATCTCAGTGGTTACCTCTAATGAACCTTATGGAATATCAGATGGCTCAAATCCACTCATTACAGGGAATTCAATGCCAAAGTTTAAAGTAGACAAGGATGGGGTGCATAGTGGCCATGTTCAAATGGGAATGCAAGATCCTTTTTGcattcaaaaaggaaaagggaaatGTCAG GATGGTTACACAAAAGAAGATACTGGAGAGGATGCGGTACGTGTTCTTGTTGCAATGAAAGCTAAATCAAACCATGACAATGGGAGCTCACTTCAGAAAGAATTTTATAAAAGCTTTCTCCGA GTTATAAACAGCCCTGAGCAAACTGGAAGGTTTGATATCAGAAAGCAATATCCTTTCCACAGGGAGGTTCTTCATAAACCAGATTTTGGAAAGAAGATGAGTGGAAAACCAGTTATTTTTGACATGGATATGAGTGCTGGGGACTTTCTAGCTCTTCTATATCTCCTCAAATTACCTGTGGAAAAAATCAACCTCAAG GGAATACTAATCAGCTCAACTGGCTGGGCAACTTCTGCAACAATAGATGTTGTATATGATATACTACATATGATGGGCCACGATGACATTCCAGTTGGTCTTGGTAAAGCATTTGCAGTTGGGCAAGCCAATCCAGCTTTCTCTGCTATTGGAGACTGCAAGTACTCCAAAGCTATCCCTTATGGTAGTGGTGGTTACTTGGACTCGGACACATTATATGGACTTGCTCGTGACTTACCTCGAAGTCCAAGAAG ATACACAGCAGAAAACTCTGTCAAGTTTGGAGCTTCTAGAGATACTGATCATCCTGAACTTAGGCAACCATCAGCACTGGATGTCTGGAAGTCTATAGTGGACTCTTTGGATCCAGGATCAAAGATCACTTTGTTAACGAATGGACCTTTGACAAACTTAGCAGAGATCATTTTATCAGAGAATGCAAGCTCAATGATTCAG GGAGTATACATTGTTGGAGGACACATAGCCTACCTCTATGACAGTGGGAAAGGAAATCTTTTCACTGTTCCCTCCAATGAATATGCAGAATTTAACATGTTTCTTGATCCTTTAGCTGCAAAGGAAGTTTTTACTTCATCCCTGGACATCACGCTTGTTCCACTGCAAATGCAAAGAAGAGTTAGTTCCTTCAGCACAATTCTTAACAGGATGAATGTCACAGCTCCGACACCTGAGGCTTTGTTTGTCCAACGTCTACTTTCAAGACTTTGGCAATTACAACAGGAATATTATAGATATCATCACATG GATATATTTTTGGGAGAGATCCTTGGTGCAGTAGTCTTGGCTGCAAATCCACACTTGAACCAGACATTTAGGTTGAAGCCTCTTAAGGTCTTGGGAGATGGAGACATAACAAAGATAGGAGAGATTATTATTGATAAAGAACAAGGGAAGCAAGTACatgttttggaaaatgttAATCCACAGGCATACTATGATCATTTCGCGATGGTCTTAGGTGATCACAGGCAGTCTGCTGTGCTAGGAAGCTTTCATGAGCAGGAAAGAATGTGGAATTCACCAGCAGTAAAGACGAACATGGTTCATAATCAGCACTCATAA
- the LOC18600329 gene encoding uncharacterized protein LOC18600329 isoform X5 yields the protein MYAFVWNHEVRRLFSQRVMRVAWVVAMIGGLGAFVSFVDPDHHLHQPHRILVDTDVDTDDVFALFYLLKQDRTQFHLQGITINANGWSDAGHAINHVYDILFMMDRDDIPVGVGGEGGILPNGTILPNVGGYQPIIDQEMSTAGECRYRQAIPVARRGRLDVNSNYGLRKAFLPQGSRRYTPLQQPTAQEVMIDAISSGPTTVFLLGAHTNFAIFLMSNPDLKKNVKHIYVMGGSVRSNCPKNDSSDNSGECPNIGNLYPQDSNPYAEFNIFSDPFAAYKVFHSGIPVTLVPLDATNTIPLSRSFFMEFERRQDTYEAKYCFQALKIIRDTWLSDVFHEQYCMWDSFLVGVALSIMRNSHNGENEFAEMQYMNISVVTSNEPYGISDGSNPLITGNSMPKFKVDKDGVHSGHVQMGMQDPFCIQKGKGKCQDGYTKEDTGEDAVRVLVAMKAKSNHDNGSSLQKEFYKSFLRVSYKQP from the exons ATGTATGCTTTTGTATGGAATCATGAAGTTAGAAGACTGTTCTCTCAAag AGTAATGAGAGTGGCATGGGTAGTAGCCATGATTGGAGGTCTAGGAGCTTTTGTTAGCTTTGTGGATCCTgatcatcatcttcatcagcCTCATCGGATCCTGGTTGATACAGATGTTGATACCGATGATGTTTTTGCTCTCTTTTATCTCTTGAAGCAAGACAGGACTCAATTCCATTTGCag GGAATTACTATCAATGCAAATGGATGGAGTGATGCTGGGCATGCCATCAATCATGTATACGATATTCTGTTCATGATGGATCGTGATGATATTCCAGTGGGAGTAGGAGGTGAAGGTGGCATTTTACCCAATGGTACTATCCTTCCCAATGTTGGTGGATATCAACCCATAATTGACCAG GAAATGTCAACGGCTGGGGAGTGTAGATATAGACAAGCAATACCTGTGGCACGAAGAGGGCGTCTTGATGTCAACTCTAACTATGGCCTCAGAAAAGCTTTCCTTCCACAG GGTAGCAGGAGGTACACTCCTCTTCAGCAACCTACAGCACAAGAAGTGATGATAGATGCAATATCTTCAGGTCCTACAACTGTCTTTCTTTTGGGTGCACATACAAACTTTGCCATCTTTCTCATGAGCAATCCTGACTTGAAGAAAAATGTTAAACACATTTATGTCATGGGGGGTTCTGTTAGATCAAACTGTCCAAAGAATGACAGCTCTGATAATTCAGGGGAGTGTCCTAATATTGGTAACCTCTATCCCCAAGACAGCAACCCTTATGCTGAGTTCAATATATTTTCAGATCCTTTTGCTGCCTACAAG GTGTTCCATTCTGGTATCCCAGTTACACTTGTTCCTCTGGATGCAACAAATACCATCCCTTTAAGTAGGAGTTTCTTCATGGAGTTTGAAAGGAGACAGGATACATATGAGGCAAAATACTGCTTCCAAGCTTTAAAAATTATTCGCGATACCTGGTTAAGCGATGTATTCCATGAg CAATATTGTATGTGGGACTCTTTTCTGGTTGGTGTAGCATTATCTATAATGCGAAACTCTCACAATGGAGAAAATGAGTTTGCTGAGATGCAATATATGAACATCTCAGTGGTTACCTCTAATGAACCTTATGGAATATCAGATGGCTCAAATCCACTCATTACAGGGAATTCAATGCCAAAGTTTAAAGTAGACAAGGATGGGGTGCATAGTGGCCATGTTCAAATGGGAATGCAAGATCCTTTTTGcattcaaaaaggaaaagggaaatGTCAG GATGGTTACACAAAAGAAGATACTGGAGAGGATGCGGTACGTGTTCTTGTTGCAATGAAAGCTAAATCAAACCATGACAATGGGAGCTCACTTCAGAAAGAATTTTATAAAAGCTTTCTCCGAGTAA GTTATAAACAGCCCTGA
- the LOC18600329 gene encoding uncharacterized protein LOC18600329 isoform X1: protein MYAFVWNHEVRRLFSQRVMRVAWVVAMIGGLGAFVSFVDPDHHLHQPHRILVDTDVDTDDVFALFYLLKQDRTQFHLQGITINANGWSDAGHAINHVYDILFMMDRDDIPVGVGGEGGILPNGTILPNVGGYQPIIDQEMSTAGECRYRQAIPVARRGRLDVNSNYGLRKAFLPQGSRRYTPLQQPTAQEVMIDAISSGPTTVFLLGAHTNFAIFLMSNPDLKKNVKHIYVMGGSVRSNCPKNDSSDNSGECPNIGNLYPQDSNPYAEFNIFSDPFAAYKVFHSGIPVTLVPLDATNTIPLSRSFFMEFERRQDTYEAKYCFQALKIIRDTWLSDVFHEQYCMWDSFLVGVALSIMRNSHNGENEFAEMQYMNISVVTSNEPYGISDGSNPLITGNSMPKFKVDKDGVHSGHVQMGMQDPFCIQKGKGKCQDGYTKEDTGEDAVRVLVAMKAKSNHDNGSSLQKEFYKSFLRVINSPEQTGRFDIRKQYPFHREVLHKPDFGKKMSGKPVIFDMDMSAGDFLALLYLLKLPVEKINLKGILISSTGWATSATIDVVYDILHMMGHDDIPVGLGKAFAVGQANPAFSAIGDCKYSKAIPYGSGGYLDSDTLYGLARDLPRSPRRYTAENSVKFGASRDTDHPELRQPSALDVWKSIVDSLDPGSKITLLTNGPLTNLAEIILSENASSMIQGVYIVGGHIAYLYDSGKGNLFTVPSNEYAEFNMFLDPLAAKEVFTSSLDITLVPLQMQRRVSSFSTILNRMNVTAPTPEALFVQRLLSRLWQLQQEYYRYHHMDIFLGEILGAVVLAANPHLNQTFRLKPLKVLGDGDITKIGEIIIDKEQGKQVHVLENVNPQAYYDHFAMVLGDHRQSAVLGSFHEQERMWNSPAVKTNMVHNQHS from the exons ATGTATGCTTTTGTATGGAATCATGAAGTTAGAAGACTGTTCTCTCAAag AGTAATGAGAGTGGCATGGGTAGTAGCCATGATTGGAGGTCTAGGAGCTTTTGTTAGCTTTGTGGATCCTgatcatcatcttcatcagcCTCATCGGATCCTGGTTGATACAGATGTTGATACCGATGATGTTTTTGCTCTCTTTTATCTCTTGAAGCAAGACAGGACTCAATTCCATTTGCag GGAATTACTATCAATGCAAATGGATGGAGTGATGCTGGGCATGCCATCAATCATGTATACGATATTCTGTTCATGATGGATCGTGATGATATTCCAGTGGGAGTAGGAGGTGAAGGTGGCATTTTACCCAATGGTACTATCCTTCCCAATGTTGGTGGATATCAACCCATAATTGACCAG GAAATGTCAACGGCTGGGGAGTGTAGATATAGACAAGCAATACCTGTGGCACGAAGAGGGCGTCTTGATGTCAACTCTAACTATGGCCTCAGAAAAGCTTTCCTTCCACAG GGTAGCAGGAGGTACACTCCTCTTCAGCAACCTACAGCACAAGAAGTGATGATAGATGCAATATCTTCAGGTCCTACAACTGTCTTTCTTTTGGGTGCACATACAAACTTTGCCATCTTTCTCATGAGCAATCCTGACTTGAAGAAAAATGTTAAACACATTTATGTCATGGGGGGTTCTGTTAGATCAAACTGTCCAAAGAATGACAGCTCTGATAATTCAGGGGAGTGTCCTAATATTGGTAACCTCTATCCCCAAGACAGCAACCCTTATGCTGAGTTCAATATATTTTCAGATCCTTTTGCTGCCTACAAG GTGTTCCATTCTGGTATCCCAGTTACACTTGTTCCTCTGGATGCAACAAATACCATCCCTTTAAGTAGGAGTTTCTTCATGGAGTTTGAAAGGAGACAGGATACATATGAGGCAAAATACTGCTTCCAAGCTTTAAAAATTATTCGCGATACCTGGTTAAGCGATGTATTCCATGAg CAATATTGTATGTGGGACTCTTTTCTGGTTGGTGTAGCATTATCTATAATGCGAAACTCTCACAATGGAGAAAATGAGTTTGCTGAGATGCAATATATGAACATCTCAGTGGTTACCTCTAATGAACCTTATGGAATATCAGATGGCTCAAATCCACTCATTACAGGGAATTCAATGCCAAAGTTTAAAGTAGACAAGGATGGGGTGCATAGTGGCCATGTTCAAATGGGAATGCAAGATCCTTTTTGcattcaaaaaggaaaagggaaatGTCAG GATGGTTACACAAAAGAAGATACTGGAGAGGATGCGGTACGTGTTCTTGTTGCAATGAAAGCTAAATCAAACCATGACAATGGGAGCTCACTTCAGAAAGAATTTTATAAAAGCTTTCTCCGA GTTATAAACAGCCCTGAGCAAACTGGAAGGTTTGATATCAGAAAGCAATATCCTTTCCACAGGGAGGTTCTTCATAAACCAGATTTTGGAAAGAAGATGAGTGGAAAACCAGTTATTTTTGACATGGATATGAGTGCTGGGGACTTTCTAGCTCTTCTATATCTCCTCAAATTACCTGTGGAAAAAATCAACCTCAAG GGAATACTAATCAGCTCAACTGGCTGGGCAACTTCTGCAACAATAGATGTTGTATATGATATACTACATATGATGGGCCACGATGACATTCCAGTTGGTCTTGGTAAAGCATTTGCAGTTGGGCAAGCCAATCCAGCTTTCTCTGCTATTGGAGACTGCAAGTACTCCAAAGCTATCCCTTATGGTAGTGGTGGTTACTTGGACTCGGACACATTATATGGACTTGCTCGTGACTTACCTCGAAGTCCAAGAAG ATACACAGCAGAAAACTCTGTCAAGTTTGGAGCTTCTAGAGATACTGATCATCCTGAACTTAGGCAACCATCAGCACTGGATGTCTGGAAGTCTATAGTGGACTCTTTGGATCCAGGATCAAAGATCACTTTGTTAACGAATGGACCTTTGACAAACTTAGCAGAGATCATTTTATCAGAGAATGCAAGCTCAATGATTCAG GGAGTATACATTGTTGGAGGACACATAGCCTACCTCTATGACAGTGGGAAAGGAAATCTTTTCACTGTTCCCTCCAATGAATATGCAGAATTTAACATGTTTCTTGATCCTTTAGCTGCAAAGGAAGTTTTTACTTCATCCCTGGACATCACGCTTGTTCCACTGCAAATGCAAAGAAGAGTTAGTTCCTTCAGCACAATTCTTAACAGGATGAATGTCACAGCTCCGACACCTGAGGCTTTGTTTGTCCAACGTCTACTTTCAAGACTTTGGCAATTACAACAGGAATATTATAGATATCATCACATG GATATATTTTTGGGAGAGATCCTTGGTGCAGTAGTCTTGGCTGCAAATCCACACTTGAACCAGACATTTAGGTTGAAGCCTCTTAAGGTCTTGGGAGATGGAGACATAACAAAGATAGGAGAGATTATTATTGATAAAGAACAAGGGAAGCAAGTACatgttttggaaaatgttAATCCACAGGCATACTATGATCATTTCGCGATGGTCTTAGGTGATCACAGGCAGTCTGCTGTGCTAGGAAGCTTTCATGAGCAGGAAAGAATGTGGAATTCACCAGCAGTAAAGACGAACATGGTTCATAATCAGCACTCATAA
- the LOC18600329 gene encoding uncharacterized protein LOC18600329 isoform X4: MYAFVWNHEVRRLFSQRVMRVAWVVAMIGGLGAFVSFVDPDHHLHQPHRILVDTDVDTDDVFALFYLLKQDRTQFHLQGITINANGWSDAGHAINHVYDILFMMDRDDIPVGVGGEGGILPNGTILPNVGGYQPIIDQEMSTAGECRYRQAIPVARRGRLDVNSNYGLRKAFLPQGSRRYTPLQQPTAQEVMIDAISSGPTTVFLLGAHTNFAIFLMSNPDLKKNVKHIYVMGGSVRSNCPKNDSSDNSGECPNIGNLYPQDSNPYAEFNIFSDPFAAYKVFHSGIPVTLVPLDATNTIPLSRSFFMEFERRQDTYEAKYCFQALKIIRDTWLSDVFHEQYCMWDSFLVGVALSIMRNSHNGENEFAEMQYMNISVVTSNEPYGISDGSNPLITGNSMPKFKVDKDGVHSGHVQMGMQDPFCIQKGKGKCQDGYTKEDTGEDAVRVLVAMKAKSNHDNGSSLQKEFYKSFLRVINSPEQTGRFDIRKQYPFHREVLHKPDFGKKMSGKPVIFDMDMSAGDFLALLYLLKLPVEKINLKGILISSTGWATSATIDVVYDILHMMGHDDIPVGLGKAFAVGQANPAFSAIGDCKYSKAIPYGSGGYLDSDTLYGLARDLPRSPRRKLCQVWSF; the protein is encoded by the exons ATGTATGCTTTTGTATGGAATCATGAAGTTAGAAGACTGTTCTCTCAAag AGTAATGAGAGTGGCATGGGTAGTAGCCATGATTGGAGGTCTAGGAGCTTTTGTTAGCTTTGTGGATCCTgatcatcatcttcatcagcCTCATCGGATCCTGGTTGATACAGATGTTGATACCGATGATGTTTTTGCTCTCTTTTATCTCTTGAAGCAAGACAGGACTCAATTCCATTTGCag GGAATTACTATCAATGCAAATGGATGGAGTGATGCTGGGCATGCCATCAATCATGTATACGATATTCTGTTCATGATGGATCGTGATGATATTCCAGTGGGAGTAGGAGGTGAAGGTGGCATTTTACCCAATGGTACTATCCTTCCCAATGTTGGTGGATATCAACCCATAATTGACCAG GAAATGTCAACGGCTGGGGAGTGTAGATATAGACAAGCAATACCTGTGGCACGAAGAGGGCGTCTTGATGTCAACTCTAACTATGGCCTCAGAAAAGCTTTCCTTCCACAG GGTAGCAGGAGGTACACTCCTCTTCAGCAACCTACAGCACAAGAAGTGATGATAGATGCAATATCTTCAGGTCCTACAACTGTCTTTCTTTTGGGTGCACATACAAACTTTGCCATCTTTCTCATGAGCAATCCTGACTTGAAGAAAAATGTTAAACACATTTATGTCATGGGGGGTTCTGTTAGATCAAACTGTCCAAAGAATGACAGCTCTGATAATTCAGGGGAGTGTCCTAATATTGGTAACCTCTATCCCCAAGACAGCAACCCTTATGCTGAGTTCAATATATTTTCAGATCCTTTTGCTGCCTACAAG GTGTTCCATTCTGGTATCCCAGTTACACTTGTTCCTCTGGATGCAACAAATACCATCCCTTTAAGTAGGAGTTTCTTCATGGAGTTTGAAAGGAGACAGGATACATATGAGGCAAAATACTGCTTCCAAGCTTTAAAAATTATTCGCGATACCTGGTTAAGCGATGTATTCCATGAg CAATATTGTATGTGGGACTCTTTTCTGGTTGGTGTAGCATTATCTATAATGCGAAACTCTCACAATGGAGAAAATGAGTTTGCTGAGATGCAATATATGAACATCTCAGTGGTTACCTCTAATGAACCTTATGGAATATCAGATGGCTCAAATCCACTCATTACAGGGAATTCAATGCCAAAGTTTAAAGTAGACAAGGATGGGGTGCATAGTGGCCATGTTCAAATGGGAATGCAAGATCCTTTTTGcattcaaaaaggaaaagggaaatGTCAG GATGGTTACACAAAAGAAGATACTGGAGAGGATGCGGTACGTGTTCTTGTTGCAATGAAAGCTAAATCAAACCATGACAATGGGAGCTCACTTCAGAAAGAATTTTATAAAAGCTTTCTCCGA GTTATAAACAGCCCTGAGCAAACTGGAAGGTTTGATATCAGAAAGCAATATCCTTTCCACAGGGAGGTTCTTCATAAACCAGATTTTGGAAAGAAGATGAGTGGAAAACCAGTTATTTTTGACATGGATATGAGTGCTGGGGACTTTCTAGCTCTTCTATATCTCCTCAAATTACCTGTGGAAAAAATCAACCTCAAG GGAATACTAATCAGCTCAACTGGCTGGGCAACTTCTGCAACAATAGATGTTGTATATGATATACTACATATGATGGGCCACGATGACATTCCAGTTGGTCTTGGTAAAGCATTTGCAGTTGGGCAAGCCAATCCAGCTTTCTCTGCTATTGGAGACTGCAAGTACTCCAAAGCTATCCCTTATGGTAGTGGTGGTTACTTGGACTCGGACACATTATATGGACTTGCTCGTGACTTACCTCGAAGTCCAAGAAG AAAACTCTGTCAAGTTTGGAGCTTCTAG
- the LOC18600329 gene encoding uncharacterized protein LOC18600329 isoform X3, which produces MYAFVWNHEVRRLFSQRVMRVAWVVAMIGGLGAFVSFVDPDHHLHQPHRILVDTDVDTDDVFALFYLLKQDRTQFHLQGITINANGWSDAGHAINHVYDILFMMDRDDIPVGVGGEGGILPNGTILPNVGGYQPIIDQEMSTAGECRYRQAIPVARRGRLDVNSNYGLRKAFLPQGSRRYTPLQQPTAQEVMIDAISSGPTTVFLLGAHTNFAIFLMSNPDLKKNVKHIYVMGGSVRSNCPKNDSSDNSGECPNIGNLYPQDSNPYAEFNIFSDPFAAYKVFHSGIPVTLVPLDATNTIPLSRSFFMEFERRQDTYEAKYCFQALKIIRDTWLSDVFHEQYCMWDSFLVGVALSIMRNSHNGENEFAEMQYMNISVVTSNEPYGISDGSNPLITGNSMPKFKVDKDGVHSGHVQMGMQDPFCIQKGKGKCQDGYTKEDTGEDAVRVLVAMKAKSNHDNGSSLQKEFYKSFLRVINSPEQTGRFDIRKQYPFHREVLHKPDFGKKMSGKPVIFDMDMSAGDFLALLYLLKLPVEKINLKGILISSTGWATSATIDVVYDILHMMGHDDIPVGLGKAFAVGQANPAFSAIGDCKYSKAIPYGSGGYLDSDTLYGLARDLPRSPRSTGCLEVYSGLFGSRIKDHFVNEWTFDKLSRDHFIRECKLNDSGSIHCWRTHSLPL; this is translated from the exons ATGTATGCTTTTGTATGGAATCATGAAGTTAGAAGACTGTTCTCTCAAag AGTAATGAGAGTGGCATGGGTAGTAGCCATGATTGGAGGTCTAGGAGCTTTTGTTAGCTTTGTGGATCCTgatcatcatcttcatcagcCTCATCGGATCCTGGTTGATACAGATGTTGATACCGATGATGTTTTTGCTCTCTTTTATCTCTTGAAGCAAGACAGGACTCAATTCCATTTGCag GGAATTACTATCAATGCAAATGGATGGAGTGATGCTGGGCATGCCATCAATCATGTATACGATATTCTGTTCATGATGGATCGTGATGATATTCCAGTGGGAGTAGGAGGTGAAGGTGGCATTTTACCCAATGGTACTATCCTTCCCAATGTTGGTGGATATCAACCCATAATTGACCAG GAAATGTCAACGGCTGGGGAGTGTAGATATAGACAAGCAATACCTGTGGCACGAAGAGGGCGTCTTGATGTCAACTCTAACTATGGCCTCAGAAAAGCTTTCCTTCCACAG GGTAGCAGGAGGTACACTCCTCTTCAGCAACCTACAGCACAAGAAGTGATGATAGATGCAATATCTTCAGGTCCTACAACTGTCTTTCTTTTGGGTGCACATACAAACTTTGCCATCTTTCTCATGAGCAATCCTGACTTGAAGAAAAATGTTAAACACATTTATGTCATGGGGGGTTCTGTTAGATCAAACTGTCCAAAGAATGACAGCTCTGATAATTCAGGGGAGTGTCCTAATATTGGTAACCTCTATCCCCAAGACAGCAACCCTTATGCTGAGTTCAATATATTTTCAGATCCTTTTGCTGCCTACAAG GTGTTCCATTCTGGTATCCCAGTTACACTTGTTCCTCTGGATGCAACAAATACCATCCCTTTAAGTAGGAGTTTCTTCATGGAGTTTGAAAGGAGACAGGATACATATGAGGCAAAATACTGCTTCCAAGCTTTAAAAATTATTCGCGATACCTGGTTAAGCGATGTATTCCATGAg CAATATTGTATGTGGGACTCTTTTCTGGTTGGTGTAGCATTATCTATAATGCGAAACTCTCACAATGGAGAAAATGAGTTTGCTGAGATGCAATATATGAACATCTCAGTGGTTACCTCTAATGAACCTTATGGAATATCAGATGGCTCAAATCCACTCATTACAGGGAATTCAATGCCAAAGTTTAAAGTAGACAAGGATGGGGTGCATAGTGGCCATGTTCAAATGGGAATGCAAGATCCTTTTTGcattcaaaaaggaaaagggaaatGTCAG GATGGTTACACAAAAGAAGATACTGGAGAGGATGCGGTACGTGTTCTTGTTGCAATGAAAGCTAAATCAAACCATGACAATGGGAGCTCACTTCAGAAAGAATTTTATAAAAGCTTTCTCCGA GTTATAAACAGCCCTGAGCAAACTGGAAGGTTTGATATCAGAAAGCAATATCCTTTCCACAGGGAGGTTCTTCATAAACCAGATTTTGGAAAGAAGATGAGTGGAAAACCAGTTATTTTTGACATGGATATGAGTGCTGGGGACTTTCTAGCTCTTCTATATCTCCTCAAATTACCTGTGGAAAAAATCAACCTCAAG GGAATACTAATCAGCTCAACTGGCTGGGCAACTTCTGCAACAATAGATGTTGTATATGATATACTACATATGATGGGCCACGATGACATTCCAGTTGGTCTTGGTAAAGCATTTGCAGTTGGGCAAGCCAATCCAGCTTTCTCTGCTATTGGAGACTGCAAGTACTCCAAAGCTATCCCTTATGGTAGTGGTGGTTACTTGGACTCGGACACATTATATGGACTTGCTCGTGACTTACCTCGAAGTCCAAGAAG CACTGGATGTCTGGAAGTCTATAGTGGACTCTTTGGATCCAGGATCAAAGATCACTTTGTTAACGAATGGACCTTTGACAAACTTAGCAGAGATCATTTTATCAGAGAATGCAAGCTCAATGATTCAG GGAGTATACATTGTTGGAGGACACATAGCCTACCTCTATGA